A portion of the bacterium genome contains these proteins:
- the recR gene encoding recombination mediator RecR → MPEYPPSLERLLHELTKLPGIGPRTAQRLAFHLLKQPTDLSRALASALVDARTRLHPCQDCFNLTEETLCHICRMTTRDKTSLLVVEDPSDVVAFERTHEYHGHYHVLGGTLSPLEGRGPQDLTLDALVARIKKSGFFKEVIVATDPTVEGDSTALYIQQLLKSLPVKVTRLARGLPSGGDVEYADETTLLKALEGRREI, encoded by the coding sequence TTGCCCGAATATCCCCCCTCCCTCGAACGGTTGCTCCACGAACTGACCAAACTGCCCGGTATCGGCCCCCGGACCGCCCAGCGGCTGGCCTTCCACCTGCTCAAGCAACCCACCGACCTGTCCCGCGCCCTCGCCTCCGCCCTGGTGGACGCCCGCACCCGCCTTCACCCCTGCCAGGACTGCTTCAACCTGACCGAGGAGACCCTTTGCCACATCTGCCGCATGACGACCCGGGACAAGACCTCCCTGCTCGTGGTGGAGGACCCCAGCGACGTGGTGGCCTTCGAGCGCACCCATGAATACCACGGCCATTACCATGTCTTGGGCGGGACCCTCTCGCCCCTGGAGGGCCGCGGGCCCCAGGACCTGACCTTGGACGCCCTGGTGGCGCGGATCAAGAAGAGCGGTTTCTTCAAGGAAGTGATCGTGGCCACCGACCCCACGGTGGAAGGCGACTCGACGGCCCTCTATATCCAGCAGCTCTTGAAAAGCCTTCCCGTGAAGGTCACCCGCCTGGCCCGGGGGCTCCCCTCCGGCGGCGATGTGGAATATGCGGACGAGA
- a CDS encoding YbaB/EbfC family nucleoid-associated protein codes for MFDMIRQAQVLKEKMAQFQKELEAQSFTGTAGDGAVTVTVNGKHEVRSVMIDPRTAASGDGAMIADLVKTALNDAGSQVNKKLKEEVGKMTGGLIPPGLL; via the coding sequence ATGTTCGACATGATCCGCCAGGCGCAGGTCCTCAAGGAAAAGATGGCCCAGTTCCAGAAGGAATTGGAGGCCCAGAGCTTCACCGGCACCGCCGGGGACGGCGCCGTGACCGTCACGGTGAACGGCAAGCATGAGGTCCGGTCGGTCATGATCGACCCCAGGACCGCCGCCTCGGGTGACGGGGCCATGATCGCCGACTTGGTCAAGACCGCCCTCAACGACGCCGGGAGCCAGGTGAACAAGAAACTGAAGGAAGAGGTCGGCAAAATGACCGGCGGCCTCATCCCCCCGGGCCTCCTTTAA